In Toxotes jaculatrix isolate fToxJac2 chromosome 12, fToxJac2.pri, whole genome shotgun sequence, the following are encoded in one genomic region:
- the LOC121190898 gene encoding neoverrucotoxin subunit alpha-like — LTINTNTVNRKIKLSDNNREVTHVEEDQPYPDHPDRFDQWPQLLCSNGLTGRCYWEVEGRGGVSISVSYRGIRRKGDRENCVFGRNNQSWELICDSHAYLVCHNNKTTRVSSSSSSSSSVSDRVAVYVDCPAGSLSFYRVSSDSLIHLNTFNTTFTEPLYPGFGLWFGSSGSSVSLCRV; from the coding sequence ctcaccatcaacacaaacacagtaaacagaaagatcaaactgtctgacaacaacagggaggtgacacatgtggaggaggatcagccatatcctgatcatccagacagatttgaccagtggcctcagctgctgtgtagtaatggtctgactggtcgctgttactgggaggttgaggggagaggaggagtttctatatcagtgagttacagaggaatcagaaggaaaggagacagagaaaactgtgtgtttggaaggAACAATCAGTCATGGGAGCTGATCTGTGATAGTCATGCTTACTTGGTTtgtcacaataacaaaacaacacgtgtctcctcctcctcttcatcatcttcctctgtctctgacagagtagcagtgtatgtggactgtcctgctggctctctgtccttctacagagtctcctctgactcactgatccacctcaacaccttcaacaccacattcactgaacctctttATCCTGGGTTTGGGCTCTGGTTCGGGtcgtctggttcctcagtgtctctgtgtagagtgtag